Proteins from one Tsuneonella aeria genomic window:
- a CDS encoding YbaB/EbfC family nucleoid-associated protein, translating to MKSMEEMLAAAQKAAETIQQQMGDAQAKLDALEVEGVAGGGLVKIRCTAKGRILGVSIDDSLIVPDDKQMLEDLITAAFNDARGKADRVANDEMQKIQSGMGLPPGFNIPGLG from the coding sequence ATGAAATCGATGGAAGAAATGCTCGCCGCCGCGCAAAAGGCGGCCGAAACGATCCAGCAGCAGATGGGCGATGCCCAGGCGAAGCTCGATGCGCTGGAGGTGGAAGGCGTCGCCGGCGGCGGGCTCGTCAAGATCCGCTGCACCGCCAAGGGGCGGATCCTTGGCGTGTCGATCGACGACAGCCTGATCGTGCCCGATGACAAGCAGATGCTGGAAGACCTCATCACCGCCGCGTTCAACGACGCGCGGGGGAAAGCCGACCGAGTCGCGAACGACGAGATGCAGAAAATCCAGTCGGGCATGGGCCTGCCGCCGGGCTTCAATATTCCCGGCCTCGGCTAG
- a CDS encoding DNA polymerase III subunit gamma/tau translates to MSDSGDMFGDTPPEKPAEGDAADARPTAAELEAAGQNSMFGDLAPAPGPAPAPADPAAPALAPSSPEPAEAARPSRPEASQPYRVLARKYRPQTFSELIGQEPMVRTLANAIKRDRLAHAFLMTGVRGVGKTSTARLIAKALNCIGPDGQGGPTIDPCGTCEPCRAIAEGRHIDVIEMDAASHTGINDIREIIEAVRYAAVSARYKIYIIDEVHMLSTPAFNGLLKTLEEPPAHVKFLFATTEVDKLPVTVLSRTQRFDLRRISPEMLQQHFASVCRQEGVGAEDEALHLIAAAAEGSVRDGLSILDQAIAHADLDLDGPEQAPQVTASRVRDMLGLADKGAQRRLFACLLEGDAKGLLAALDDQYALGVEPLALMRTLLELTNRITVAQVGGSGADAPTAEERAVIDGWTGQLSPGQLHRLWQLLLKGYDEVRSAPDPLVAAQMALLRTLHAADLPDPGTLAKTLEDMAARAAANPAPSVAGADAPAPAARAIEWADLVRDLEQQSGQLHLASRLRMQVRPVSVAHGTLTYEQAPGFGDDLASDIRQGLFELTGERWQVERVETGGAPSLYEIEQAEQAAAEERLRAHPLVEATLAAFPDAVMLSEEDDAGAPPWSRRA, encoded by the coding sequence ATGAGCGATTCCGGGGACATGTTCGGCGATACCCCTCCCGAAAAACCGGCCGAAGGCGACGCTGCCGATGCGCGGCCGACGGCTGCCGAGCTGGAAGCCGCCGGGCAGAATTCGATGTTCGGCGATTTGGCACCCGCGCCTGGGCCTGCACCGGCACCGGCCGATCCGGCAGCGCCCGCGCTTGCGCCATCGTCGCCCGAGCCGGCCGAGGCAGCGCGCCCATCCCGGCCCGAGGCCAGCCAGCCCTATCGCGTGCTGGCCCGGAAGTACCGCCCGCAGACCTTCAGCGAGCTGATCGGGCAGGAACCCATGGTTCGCACGCTGGCCAATGCGATCAAGCGCGACCGGCTGGCCCATGCGTTCCTGATGACCGGGGTGCGCGGGGTGGGCAAGACGTCCACCGCGCGGCTGATCGCCAAGGCGCTCAACTGCATCGGACCGGACGGGCAGGGCGGCCCGACGATCGACCCGTGCGGCACGTGCGAACCCTGCCGCGCGATCGCTGAGGGGCGCCATATCGACGTGATCGAGATGGACGCCGCCAGCCATACCGGGATCAACGACATTCGCGAGATCATCGAAGCGGTGCGCTATGCCGCGGTGTCGGCGCGCTACAAGATCTACATCATCGACGAAGTGCACATGCTGTCGACGCCTGCCTTCAACGGGCTTCTGAAGACGCTGGAAGAGCCGCCCGCCCATGTGAAGTTCCTGTTCGCCACGACCGAGGTGGACAAGCTGCCCGTGACGGTCCTCAGCCGCACCCAACGCTTCGACTTGCGGCGCATCTCGCCCGAGATGCTCCAGCAGCATTTCGCCAGCGTGTGCCGGCAGGAGGGCGTGGGCGCCGAGGACGAGGCGCTGCACCTGATCGCCGCCGCGGCCGAAGGGTCGGTGCGCGATGGCCTGTCGATCCTCGACCAGGCAATCGCCCATGCCGATCTGGATCTGGACGGGCCGGAACAGGCGCCGCAGGTGACCGCCAGCCGCGTGCGCGACATGCTCGGCCTTGCGGACAAGGGCGCGCAGCGGCGCCTGTTCGCCTGTCTTCTGGAAGGGGACGCCAAGGGTCTCCTGGCCGCGCTCGACGATCAGTACGCGCTGGGTGTCGAGCCGCTCGCCCTGATGCGCACGCTGCTGGAGCTCACCAATCGCATCACCGTTGCGCAAGTCGGCGGCAGCGGCGCCGACGCGCCGACGGCGGAGGAGCGTGCGGTGATCGATGGCTGGACCGGACAGCTTTCGCCCGGGCAGCTGCATCGGCTGTGGCAGTTGCTGCTCAAAGGGTACGACGAAGTGCGCAGCGCGCCGGACCCGCTGGTCGCGGCGCAGATGGCCTTGCTGCGGACACTGCACGCCGCGGACCTGCCGGATCCCGGCACGCTGGCGAAGACGCTGGAGGACATGGCAGCGCGTGCCGCCGCCAACCCCGCACCTTCGGTGGCCGGTGCCGATGCCCCAGCGCCGGCAGCGCGCGCCATCGAATGGGCGGACCTTGTGCGCGATCTGGAGCAGCAATCCGGCCAGCTTCACCTCGCGTCCCGTTTGCGGATGCAGGTGCGCCCCGTGTCCGTGGCGCACGGAACGCTTACTTACGAGCAGGCGCCCGGCTTCGGCGACGATCTCGCGTCGGATATCCGGCAAGGCCTGTTCGAACTGACGGGCGAACGCTGGCAGGTCGAGCGGGTCGAGACAGGCGGCGCCCCTTCGCTGTATGAAATCGAGCAGGCCGAGCAGGCCGCCGCCGAAGAGCGCCTGCGAGCCCACCCGCTGGTCGAGGCGACACTCGCCGCTTTTCCCGACGCCGTGATGCTGTCCGAAGAGGACGACGCCGGCGCACCACCATGGAGCAGACGCGCATGA
- a CDS encoding plasmid stabilization protein, whose product MPQGDKDAYTDKQKRKAEHIEESYEKRGVSSSEAERRAWATVNKQDGGGKQSGSGRRDSDRSAAARKGWETRRRNGNA is encoded by the coding sequence ATGCCCCAGGGCGACAAGGACGCATATACCGACAAGCAGAAGCGCAAGGCGGAACATATCGAGGAAAGCTACGAAAAACGCGGCGTCTCCAGTTCCGAAGCCGAGCGGCGCGCCTGGGCGACGGTGAACAAGCAGGACGGCGGCGGCAAGCAATCCGGTTCGGGCCGACGCGATTCGGACCGTTCCGCCGCCGCCAGGAAAGGTTGGGAAACGCGCCGCCGCAACGGCAACGCCTGA
- a CDS encoding ETC complex I subunit: MAARIYQRPKNAMQSGKALTDQWILEFEQTEARVPDPLMGWTGSGDTQAQVVLKFATCAEAQDYAARHGITARIHATPPKRLKLQAYADNFR; encoded by the coding sequence ATGGCCGCACGCATCTATCAACGCCCGAAGAACGCCATGCAGTCCGGCAAGGCGCTCACCGACCAGTGGATCCTGGAATTCGAGCAGACGGAGGCGCGCGTGCCCGATCCGCTGATGGGGTGGACCGGCAGCGGCGACACGCAGGCGCAAGTCGTGCTGAAATTCGCGACGTGCGCCGAAGCACAGGATTACGCCGCCCGGCACGGCATCACGGCCCGCATCCACGCAACGCCGCCCAAACGGCTGAAATTGCAGGCCTACGCGGACAACTTCCGCTAG
- the hrpB gene encoding ATP-dependent helicase HrpB, producing the protein MSDLPIHAVLPDLRAALRAATGAVLIAPPGAGKTTVVAPALLAEPWCTGQIIVTSPRRVAARAAAERMAELLGEKPGETVGYLTRMDSRQSARTRVLVVTEAILVNQLLDDPELAGVSAILFDEAHERHLDGDLGLALALEAQGVLREDLRLLVMSATIDGARFARLLGADAPVIESAGAAFPLEIRWLGADADKRFEDAMAAAIVTAWREQAGNVLGFLPGVGEIERVRERLAERLPDALVLPLHGQVEPAGQRAAIRRDPAGRRRIVLATAIAETSLTLDGVSVVVDSGRARRAEFDKAAGTTHLVTGRASQAAAAQRAGRAARQGPGVAYRLWEEAAHPGRPPFDPPEMLTADLAPLVLALAQWGAGDPAALAWLDPPPAAALAAARSRLAGLGALDGEGRIADRGRALAALPLGPAHAAMVLRGAELGASEIAARIGLLLQERGLGGRGEDIAHRLQRWSADRSPRAEASRKLAAGWARKAERLAEREPGARAAVPPAVLLLAGLPDNLARRRDASGEHWLSAGGRGYLLDPASPLARAEWLAIGDAQGAAKGARITAALPLDTAEVERWLADRIERRSVLNWTGNRIEARLERRIGAITLASGPDPAPDPDAVSALLVDKALENLSTIVPQALLARARFAGIEALCEESLRASTALWLRPLLDGRRDLDVPGSRVADAILGLLDWHQRQRLDTLAPREFVSPAGTRHAIDYAGDDAPSVEVRVQALFGLDAHPMIGATPLLLKLTSPAGRPLQSTRDLSGFWRGSWKDVQRDMKGRYPRHRWPDAPWTEKPSLKTKNAFQRAPS; encoded by the coding sequence ATGAGCGACCTTCCCATCCATGCCGTGCTGCCCGATCTTCGCGCCGCCCTGCGCGCGGCGACGGGCGCGGTTCTGATCGCGCCGCCGGGTGCGGGCAAGACCACCGTGGTCGCGCCGGCGCTCCTAGCCGAACCGTGGTGCACCGGCCAGATCATCGTCACCTCGCCCCGCCGGGTCGCCGCGCGCGCGGCTGCCGAACGCATGGCGGAGCTGCTGGGCGAGAAGCCGGGTGAAACGGTCGGCTACCTGACCCGGATGGACAGCCGCCAGTCGGCCCGCACCCGCGTGCTGGTGGTGACGGAGGCGATCCTGGTCAACCAGCTGCTCGACGATCCGGAACTTGCCGGGGTGTCGGCCATCCTGTTCGACGAGGCGCACGAGCGGCACCTCGATGGCGACCTCGGCCTGGCGCTGGCGCTGGAGGCGCAAGGGGTGCTGCGCGAGGACCTGCGTCTGCTGGTCATGTCCGCGACCATCGACGGGGCGCGGTTTGCCCGGCTGCTGGGTGCGGACGCTCCCGTCATCGAAAGCGCGGGTGCGGCGTTTCCACTTGAAATCAGGTGGTTGGGCGCAGATGCTGACAAGCGGTTCGAAGATGCGATGGCCGCGGCAATCGTCACCGCCTGGCGCGAACAGGCGGGCAACGTGCTCGGCTTCCTGCCGGGCGTGGGCGAGATCGAGCGCGTGCGCGAGCGGCTGGCCGAACGGTTGCCGGATGCGCTGGTGCTGCCGCTGCACGGGCAGGTGGAGCCGGCGGGACAGCGTGCCGCGATCCGCCGCGATCCGGCCGGGCGGCGACGAATCGTGCTGGCGACGGCCATCGCGGAAACCTCCCTGACGCTCGATGGCGTGTCGGTGGTGGTGGACAGCGGCCGCGCCCGCCGGGCGGAATTCGACAAGGCGGCCGGGACCACGCATCTCGTCACCGGGCGCGCCAGCCAGGCGGCCGCGGCGCAGCGGGCTGGGCGCGCCGCGCGTCAGGGGCCCGGCGTCGCCTATCGTCTGTGGGAGGAAGCCGCGCACCCCGGCCGCCCGCCGTTCGACCCACCGGAAATGCTCACCGCCGACCTCGCGCCGCTGGTCCTGGCGCTGGCGCAGTGGGGCGCGGGCGATCCGGCTGCACTGGCCTGGCTCGATCCGCCGCCCGCCGCCGCGCTGGCCGCCGCACGATCCCGTCTGGCAGGGCTCGGCGCGCTTGACGGCGAAGGGCGGATCGCGGACCGGGGCCGGGCGCTCGCTGCCCTGCCACTGGGTCCGGCGCACGCTGCGATGGTGCTGCGCGGGGCGGAACTGGGCGCGTCGGAGATCGCGGCGCGCATCGGCCTGCTGCTGCAGGAACGCGGCCTGGGCGGGCGGGGCGAGGATATAGCGCACCGCCTGCAGCGCTGGTCTGCCGACCGCTCCCCCCGCGCTGAGGCAAGCCGCAAGCTGGCGGCAGGATGGGCGCGGAAAGCCGAACGGCTGGCCGAGCGAGAACCAGGCGCCCGTGCCGCTGTGCCGCCCGCTGTCCTGCTGCTCGCCGGCCTTCCCGACAACTTGGCGCGGCGGCGGGATGCCTCGGGTGAACACTGGCTCTCGGCTGGCGGGCGCGGCTACCTGCTCGACCCCGCCAGCCCTCTGGCGCGGGCGGAATGGCTGGCAATCGGCGACGCGCAAGGAGCCGCCAAGGGCGCACGCATCACCGCCGCGCTGCCGCTAGACACCGCGGAGGTGGAACGCTGGCTCGCCGACCGGATCGAACGGCGCAGCGTGCTCAACTGGACGGGCAACCGGATCGAGGCGCGGCTGGAGCGGCGGATCGGCGCGATCACGCTCGCCAGCGGCCCCGACCCTGCGCCCGACCCAGACGCGGTGAGTGCGCTGCTTGTGGACAAGGCACTGGAAAACCTGTCGACGATCGTGCCGCAAGCACTCCTCGCCCGGGCGCGGTTCGCGGGGATCGAAGCGCTCTGCGAAGAGTCGCTGCGCGCATCGACGGCGCTCTGGCTCCGGCCTCTCCTGGACGGTCGCCGCGATCTCGATGTGCCGGGGAGCAGGGTGGCGGACGCGATTCTCGGCCTGCTTGACTGGCATCAGCGCCAGCGCCTCGACACCCTGGCCCCGCGCGAATTCGTCAGCCCCGCCGGCACGCGCCACGCGATCGATTACGCCGGTGATGATGCCCCCAGCGTGGAGGTCCGCGTGCAGGCGCTGTTCGGGCTGGATGCCCATCCGATGATCGGCGCCACGCCGCTCCTGCTAAAGCTGACCAGCCCGGCCGGCCGGCCGCTGCAGTCCACGCGCGACTTGTCCGGGTTCTGGCGGGGAAGCTGGAAGGATGTGCAGCGCGACATGAAGGGCCGGTATCCCCGGCACCGCTGGCCCGACGCGCCGTGGACCGAAAAGCCCAGCCTCAAGACGAAGAACGCCTTCCAACGTGCGCCAAGCTGA
- a CDS encoding polyprenyl synthetase family protein → MSAEIVPLKRPGAPVPSLDPMLELTAPGMNAVNAVILDRMQSKIPLIPALAGHLISGGGKRLRPMLTLAGAEVVGYNGTRHHKLAAAVEFIHTATLLHDDVVDGSDLRRGKAAANIVFGNPATVLVGDFLFSRAFELMVEDGSLKVLKILSNASAVIAEGEVDQLTAQRQIETSEERYLSIIGAKTAALFAAASRISAVVAECDERREQALDDYGRNLGIAFQLVDDAIDYDSDASTMGKARGDDFREGKMTLPVILAYARGSESERKFWQAAISGHLAGDDALAEATRLIAHHGALDATRDRARHFAARAADALAIFPDSAARQAMEEAARFAVARGY, encoded by the coding sequence ATGAGCGCCGAGATCGTTCCGCTGAAGCGCCCCGGCGCGCCCGTGCCTTCGCTCGACCCGATGCTGGAGCTGACCGCCCCCGGCATGAACGCGGTGAACGCGGTGATCCTCGACCGCATGCAGTCGAAGATTCCGCTGATCCCCGCGCTCGCCGGCCATCTCATTTCGGGCGGCGGCAAGCGGTTGCGGCCGATGCTGACCCTCGCGGGCGCGGAAGTCGTCGGGTACAACGGCACGCGCCATCACAAGCTGGCCGCCGCGGTCGAGTTCATCCACACGGCGACCTTGCTGCATGACGACGTGGTGGACGGTAGCGACTTGCGCCGCGGCAAGGCGGCGGCGAACATCGTGTTCGGCAACCCGGCGACCGTGCTCGTGGGTGACTTCCTGTTCAGCCGCGCGTTCGAGCTGATGGTGGAGGACGGCAGCCTCAAGGTTCTGAAGATCCTCTCCAACGCCAGCGCCGTGATCGCGGAAGGGGAGGTCGACCAGCTCACCGCCCAGCGCCAGATCGAGACGAGCGAGGAACGCTATCTTTCGATCATCGGCGCCAAGACCGCCGCCCTGTTCGCTGCGGCCAGCCGGATTTCCGCGGTCGTGGCGGAATGCGACGAGCGGCGGGAGCAGGCGCTCGACGATTACGGCCGCAACCTCGGCATCGCCTTCCAGCTGGTCGACGACGCGATCGACTACGATTCGGATGCGAGCACGATGGGCAAGGCGCGGGGCGACGACTTCCGCGAAGGCAAGATGACCTTGCCGGTGATCCTCGCCTACGCCCGCGGCAGCGAGAGCGAGCGCAAGTTCTGGCAGGCGGCTATCTCCGGCCATCTCGCCGGTGACGACGCACTTGCGGAAGCAACCCGCCTGATCGCGCATCACGGCGCGCTCGACGCCACGCGGGACCGGGCGCGCCACTTCGCCGCGCGTGCCGCCGATGCGCTGGCGATCTTCCCCGACAGCGCGGCGCGCCAGGCGATGGAGGAAGCCGCGCGTTTCGCCGTCGCGCGCGGGTATTGA
- a CDS encoding chorismate mutase, with the protein MTETTDPVLAAYRKSIDNFDAALIHILAERFRITQAVGAYKADAHLPPADPARETEQIARLRALAEDAQLDPEFSEKFIRFVIDEVIRHHERARDG; encoded by the coding sequence ATGACCGAAACCACCGATCCCGTCCTCGCCGCCTATCGCAAGAGCATCGACAACTTCGATGCCGCGCTGATCCACATCCTTGCCGAACGGTTCCGGATCACGCAGGCGGTGGGCGCCTACAAGGCGGACGCGCACCTGCCGCCGGCAGACCCGGCGCGCGAGACCGAACAGATCGCCCGCCTTCGCGCGCTGGCAGAAGACGCGCAGCTCGATCCCGAATTCAGCGAGAAGTTCATCCGCTTCGTGATCGACGAAGTCATCCGCCACCACGAACGCGCGCGCGACGGCTGA
- a CDS encoding sensor histidine kinase codes for MASGPAGAQADPVSAEAKGSPHTGSLSRRMMVIAFGWIAILLLAGGFALDRTLTKQIENSFDEQLEYLLNAMLVSAEIGPDGEIYFNRTIGEPRFLEPNSGLYFQISAPGREGYPSRSLWDKTLRVQGNHLDSQAHFYNSEQFPEEPLRVVERSVTLPYSDSRWTFVVASARVQLDEQIARIRWILGWSFAVLGLGLFAMAMLQTWYGLGPLRRVRLAIQHMRAGGANRVTDPLPLEVQPLVEELNGLLAHSERQAEEARTHAGNLAHALKTPLTVINNAATARAEDLSETVIREAGTMRRHVDHHLARARAVGRRAVGHAQTPVCESAEAVRRAVERLYPEVRFDLDGNRDAIVAIERQDLDEILGNLIENAAKYGGGSVFVTVDAEPDARNCVIWVEDDGAGIPETERIRIFDRGARLDTGKPGTGLGLAIVRDVAEIYGGGVTLGESDDLGGLMVRLILPRPGGGRPG; via the coding sequence ATGGCGTCTGGTCCCGCCGGAGCGCAGGCCGATCCGGTGAGCGCGGAAGCAAAAGGCTCGCCGCACACCGGCAGCCTGTCGCGCCGGATGATGGTGATCGCCTTCGGGTGGATCGCAATCCTGCTGCTGGCCGGAGGGTTCGCGCTCGATCGCACGCTGACGAAGCAGATCGAGAACAGCTTCGACGAACAGCTCGAATATCTTCTGAACGCGATGCTGGTTTCCGCCGAGATCGGGCCGGACGGCGAAATCTATTTCAACCGCACCATCGGCGAACCGCGCTTCCTGGAACCCAACAGCGGGCTCTATTTCCAGATCAGCGCGCCCGGGCGGGAAGGGTATCCGTCACGATCGCTGTGGGACAAGACCTTGCGCGTCCAGGGGAACCATCTCGATTCGCAGGCGCACTTCTACAACAGCGAACAGTTTCCGGAGGAACCGCTGCGCGTCGTCGAACGGTCGGTGACGCTGCCTTACAGCGACAGCCGCTGGACGTTCGTGGTGGCATCGGCCCGCGTTCAGCTGGACGAGCAGATCGCCCGCATCCGCTGGATCCTGGGGTGGAGCTTCGCGGTCCTTGGCCTCGGCCTGTTCGCGATGGCCATGTTGCAGACGTGGTACGGCCTGGGCCCGCTGCGCCGCGTGCGACTGGCCATCCAGCACATGCGCGCCGGCGGCGCCAACCGCGTGACCGACCCCCTGCCGCTGGAAGTGCAACCGCTGGTGGAGGAGCTCAACGGCTTGCTCGCCCATTCGGAACGCCAGGCGGAAGAGGCGCGCACCCACGCCGGCAACCTGGCCCACGCGCTGAAGACCCCGCTCACCGTGATCAACAACGCCGCCACCGCGCGGGCAGAGGACCTGTCTGAAACGGTGATCCGCGAGGCCGGCACCATGCGGCGGCACGTGGACCATCACCTTGCGCGCGCCCGCGCCGTGGGGCGGCGCGCGGTGGGCCATGCCCAGACGCCCGTTTGCGAAAGCGCGGAGGCGGTGCGCCGGGCGGTGGAGCGGCTCTATCCCGAAGTGCGCTTCGATCTCGACGGCAACCGCGACGCGATCGTCGCCATCGAGCGGCAGGACCTCGACGAAATCCTCGGCAACCTCATCGAAAACGCGGCCAAATACGGCGGCGGCAGCGTGTTCGTGACCGTGGATGCGGAGCCTGACGCGCGCAACTGCGTGATCTGGGTGGAGGATGACGGGGCCGGCATTCCGGAGACGGAGCGCATCCGCATCTTCGACCGCGGCGCGCGGCTCGACACGGGAAAGCCCGGCACCGGCCTTGGCCTCGCCATCGTGCGCGACGTGGCGGAAATCTATGGCGGCGGTGTCACGCTGGGCGAAAGCGACGATCTGGGCGGCCTGATGGTCCGCCTGATACTGCCGCGGCCGGGCGGGGGGCGCCCGGGCTGA
- a CDS encoding response regulator transcription factor codes for MRLLIVEDEPTLGKQLKSTLEQTGYAVDLATDGEDGHFMGSTEEYDAVILDLGLPEIDGLTVLGMWRKEGRKFPVLVLTARDSWSDKVAGLDAGADDYLAKPFQTEELIARLRALIRRASGNTSSELTAGPVRLDTRSGRVTLSGEPVKLTAQEYKLLSYLMHHKGKVVSRTELIEHIYDQDFDRDSNTIEVFVTRIRKKLGADVITTIRGLGYSLDDPDEQPRAN; via the coding sequence ATGCGCCTACTGATCGTCGAGGACGAGCCGACCCTCGGCAAGCAGCTCAAATCCACGCTGGAGCAGACCGGCTATGCCGTCGATCTCGCCACCGATGGCGAAGATGGGCACTTCATGGGCTCGACCGAGGAATACGATGCCGTGATCCTCGATCTCGGGCTGCCGGAGATCGATGGCCTCACCGTGCTCGGCATGTGGCGCAAGGAGGGGCGCAAGTTCCCGGTGCTTGTGCTGACCGCGCGCGACAGCTGGTCCGACAAGGTCGCCGGGCTCGATGCCGGCGCCGACGATTACCTTGCAAAGCCGTTCCAGACGGAGGAGCTGATTGCCCGCCTGCGCGCCCTGATCCGCCGGGCGAGCGGCAACACCTCGAGCGAGCTGACCGCGGGCCCCGTCCGCCTCGACACCCGTTCGGGCCGCGTCACCCTGTCGGGGGAGCCGGTGAAGCTGACCGCACAGGAATACAAGCTGCTGAGCTACCTGATGCACCACAAGGGCAAGGTCGTCAGCCGCACCGAACTGATCGAACATATCTACGATCAGGATTTCGACCGTGATTCCAACACGATCGAGGTTTTCGTCACCCGCATTCGCAAGAAGCTGGGTGCAGATGTCATAACGACCATCCGTGGCCTCGGTTACAGCCTCGACGATCCCGACGAACAGCCCCGCGCCAACTGA
- a CDS encoding PepSY domain-containing protein, which yields MKAIVASLIAAALVIPGAPALAQRNEQGAARKEMRAGNVLPLREIEGRILPQMRGSEYLGPAYDATAMAYRLKFIREGRVTYVDVDARTGRVLNVSR from the coding sequence ATGAAAGCCATCGTCGCCTCGCTCATCGCCGCCGCGCTCGTCATTCCGGGTGCGCCGGCGCTCGCCCAGCGCAACGAACAGGGCGCCGCGCGCAAGGAAATGCGGGCTGGCAACGTGCTGCCGTTGCGCGAGATCGAAGGGCGGATCCTGCCGCAGATGCGCGGCAGCGAATACCTCGGCCCCGCCTACGATGCGACCGCCATGGCCTATCGCCTGAAGTTCATCCGCGAAGGGCGGGTGACCTATGTCGACGTCGACGCGCGCACCGGCCGGGTGCTGAACGTATCGCGCTGA
- a CDS encoding SIMPL domain-containing protein, with product MNRQSLAIAAAAASAAVAVPAAASGAEVQVTSQGPLVELSVTETVKARPDIAEVSAGVTTQAPTAVEAMRANAQAMDKVVQRIRALGIAADDVQTTGINLGAQYDYDQTAQRQVFRGYQASNRVSVTLRDVKRTGPVLDALVAAGATDIGGPSFSIDDDSAPRAQARKAAFDRAQAQATEYARWAGYTGVRLLSISENVSPVRPMPYERAMVASQMDAKATPVEPGLVGTTVNVAVTFEMTR from the coding sequence ATGAACCGTCAGTCACTCGCCATCGCCGCCGCCGCCGCTTCTGCCGCTGTCGCCGTTCCCGCCGCCGCTTCGGGCGCGGAGGTGCAGGTGACGTCGCAGGGCCCGCTGGTCGAACTCTCGGTGACGGAAACGGTGAAGGCGCGGCCCGATATCGCCGAAGTGAGCGCGGGTGTGACGACGCAGGCCCCCACCGCGGTGGAGGCGATGCGTGCCAACGCGCAGGCGATGGACAAGGTCGTCCAGCGGATACGGGCGCTTGGCATCGCGGCCGACGATGTGCAGACCACCGGCATCAACCTTGGCGCGCAGTACGATTATGACCAGACGGCGCAGCGGCAGGTGTTCCGCGGATACCAGGCATCGAACCGCGTCAGCGTGACCCTGCGCGATGTGAAGCGGACCGGCCCGGTCCTCGACGCGCTGGTCGCCGCCGGGGCAACCGACATCGGCGGCCCCAGTTTCTCGATCGACGATGACAGCGCGCCGCGCGCGCAGGCCCGCAAGGCCGCGTTCGACCGGGCCCAGGCCCAGGCCACCGAATACGCGCGCTGGGCGGGCTACACTGGCGTGCGCCTGCTTTCGATCAGCGAGAACGTCAGCCCCGTGCGGCCCATGCCCTACGAGCGCGCGATGGTGGCATCGCAGATGGATGCCAAGGCCACCCCGGTGGAGCCTGGCCTGGTGGGAACGACGGTCAATGTCGCGGTCACGTTCGAAATGACACGCTGA